In Oryza sativa Japonica Group chromosome 8, ASM3414082v1, the sequence ggtggagggttgtgattggttggaaagagaatgttggtgaagaagttgttatattttaggacaaatgtTGAGggttaaaagttgttatattttgggatggagggagtaccttatTTTCTATGTTTCAGATCTAGGCAAGGAGATGCTTTTTAATGTACGAAAAATTGTTTGTGCTCCAAAAAAAATTGAGTGTTGACGTATTTTCCGCTAATTGTTTCCTTGAGTGAGACATCGGTGACAAATAAATAGCTGTGTTAATTTATCAATGTAAAACACATAACCTCTTGACTGACAATAAGAAATTAAGTGTGCATTAGAAAGTTGCGAGAGGATCGCATCCGTGAGTGACTGACCTATTTGTACTCCTTTCTGGTACAACTTCAGTCTCAATCCTTCTATTGCATGTTCCCCCTAGAGAAAAATTAGAAATTACTGTTGGACATACGCCATGGATATCCTATTGTTATTTACTTTAGAGGTAATCAGTCTGGTTTATCCATACTCATTAAAGTTATGTAGTTTGCACATGGGGCATCCGCATAAAATTTTTCAAGGAGCGGATATGTTTATTCGAGGGAATATTTAAATAGTCCAATTTCAAGATATGTTCTTTAGTGTctttggagctagagaagggtAGGCTGAAGATTACATGTTCTATCATTTCAATTTGGCCCCTTCTatgcttctctcttttttgttttgGTCAATATTGGTTGCCTACCATGCCTTACTGACTTGCTGTGTCTACCTACCCATGTTAACTCTCGATTAAGTGTTCCCTTTTCTCTCGCTTGTTTGACAATGTGCTTACTAGTGAGTTCTGATGCATGATAGCCGTGAGATATTCAACAAATGGCAAGCGCAAAGATGGTGGGCCGAAAATTATGAGAAAGTCATGGAGCTTTACAATGTTCAGAGGTTCAACCAGCAAACTCCCCTTCCTACTACTCCAAAGTCTGAAGATGAGGTACGAGATCCTTGTGATGTAACTAACCTTTCTTGCTATTCTTACGATTTACAAAATGCCTTCTGATCTACCTGCTGTGCATTCCATGCATATCATACAGAGCTTGAAGGAGGATATCCCAGCAACACCACCACTCAACAGTGAACGTCTACCCCACACTTTGCACAGATCACTAACTGGTGGCAGAACAACTGGGTATGGACAACCAGATTCTCTTGGGCATCAGCACAACCTTGGTAATGGTCATCGCCAACAGCACCATCACTGCTACACTGGACACCAGTGCTATGGTTCAGTTGGGCTGGCATCAACACCTAAGTTATCAAGCATTAGTGGAGCAAAGACAGAAACTTCGTCAATGGATGCATCGATGAGGTCAAGCTCATCTCCTGAAGAGGTGGATCGATCTCGTGAACTTTCAGTCTCTGTTAGCAATGCAAGTGACCAAGAGAGGGAATGGGTAGAAGAGGATGAACCTGGTGTATACATCACCATTCGGGCCTTGCCTGGTGGTATTAGAGAGCTCCGACGGGTCCGATTCAGGTTTGCTACTTTTACTTGTTGCTTGTTTGGTCAGATTGTCACTATTTTAGCGCAATTCTATTTCATTCCATCAAGGCTTAATGGCTTATGCATTTGTGAAGATATCACCGCTCAAGTACTCAAGTAGCCAATTAATCTGGTAGTTCAACAGCACTTTCAGCCAAAAATGACTAGAAAGATTAATTGTTGGGAGAGGATAGAAGCTTGGATCCGAGACACTTTAATGACAAATAACTGATGAAGTACTCAAGCAACAACATTTTGACTGCACCATCGTTCAGttaatgaaaattaaaaaaaatgaaatgtaaCATGTAACCATAGTAAAATGGATCCGGAAACCACTATAGCAAGAAAACAAGAATCAGTTAGTTGGCAGAGATTCATGAGCATCTGCTCATTTGGTTTCGCAATACACTTAGTCGTTCCTCTAAAGAACATGTATTTATCTGTTTTGGCTGTTCTGCGTGCAGCCGGGAGAAATTCAGCGAGATGCACGCCAGGCTATGGTGGGAAGAGAACCGGGCAAGGATACATGATCAGTATCTCTGAGAAGACATGCTAATCATGTATCAGCAAATTCTTTACCACTTCATCTCATTGCAATTGACCACCAGAGTCCATTGAACTTACAGTTCGGTGCAATTGACCGCCGTCTCCTGGAGATATTTGATTTCGAAGCGCTTCTTCTTTCACCCTCCTCCAGCGTGTACATCAAACACTAACATCATATCGTCAGGAATTACTCCCAGCCTGTGCAAAAATTGGCCGAGGAACACTGCTTGCATGTGTGAATGTGTGAGcttttagtgtttattcttgaTGTCTAACATTTAATTTGCTCCTGTTTATGCGGTAATCCGCCTGTTTCTCTCCAATACATTGTCACAAAATTTATACAGTTTGGTATAACTGCTAGATTATTTACTTCGcagcgaaagaaaaaaaaatgaaaggaaaaaaggaagcCTTTGGAAAGCAAAGGCGTTTGTACCATTAGCTGATGTTTCAGATTCTTTGCTTCCTTTTCTGAAGGCGGTATTTCAACTTTCATATTCCAGTTTGTTGCGCACTTTGCTTTATAATCATATTTGTCGTAATCTTGCACACCGATAAACTGCGGAAAGCTGCATCATTACTTGATTAGTTCATTACAGTATTGCAATAGCTAATGACTTCACATTAACAGATGCCAGATTTAATAGTGCTAGTCTCAATCAAGGTAGCAATGATTTTTCTTAAATATAAAGTTATTGCTATACACCAAGGGCatgtttcttatttttttatgagaagGTTTATTGGCGCACAACGTTTCAACAATCATCGAGATGCAACAATCACATACCTGCCAGCCTCCCAGTGAAACAATGCACTAGGACTGTAGCAATGCAAATATGCAACTGGGCTGCAGAAAAAGGTAACTTAACAAAAACAGAGATTTTTTAAACACATATTCGTTATAAAGTAAACACAATTTCaaaatgaagttttttttttcaaaattcaaTGTTCAGAttctaaatacatttttttttaaaaaaagaagaccaTGATGCAGATAAGCTAAAAAATTGGAATTTATGTGCGGTATTTGAACCAGATTCTAACCAAACTTGAAGGACAAAACTTATGTCAGTCATTTCTTTCCCATTTATGTGCAATTCACAGGAAGGACAAATGCAACACCATTATTGGAAAGATTAAGGAACCCTGAACACTAatgcatccatgatccatcccaTTCAAATGACGTCGGCAAATCACTTTGGATAATCAGATAAACATTGTCATTCCTCCTGGACCTAACATTCTTCGTCTTTAATTTGTCAGTGTCATGCTCCAGGAAACATGAGCTTATGATTGCATTCACTGTCCTGAGACACGAGTACTTCTGACAAGGACTTGTGTGTTCTTACAATATCAACTGTCACTATTTTATCCATAAAATTCAGAAATCGATGGCCATCTGATCTCCATATGCAATGACAAGAAATCAATTGTTATGTCCAAGTTCATCTGAACTGTCTAAAACCAGCAGCACGGTTCAGAAAGTGAAAAACTAATTCAGGGGACCAACACAAATGCTTTGATGAAGAAATTGGTCTAGAATTGGAGAAATATAGAATTCTACATTTCTACTAGTCAGGAACAGATATATGACGTGTACTAGACTTTGATCACCAGGAAAGGAGGTAACATGCATGTTacccaaatatatatatatatatatatatatatatatatatatatatatatatatatatatatatatatatatatatatatatatatatatatatatatatatatatatatatattaaaaaataatatgatcgattaaaatatgatataacactCTACACACATGTAAGTCAAATTCAATCTCCAAAAGTCatgaaaaaataacaaattaaaccttAATTAGTATACGtgtgctcacattcatatttgTTCCTCTTGTTACATAGAAAGTCAAATTTAAACATACACATTTGTAGAGTggtatatcacatattaatccatCTTATCAAGTTTTTCATAGCTACTTGAatgacatgaaaagaaaaagacatCCCTTGAGATTAAAAGAGTTTCCCCTAAAGAAATATACAtgcagaataaaaaaaaaggaggttCTGAAGTTTATTAAGACAAGTTGTCCATCTATTTCAGAATAAAATTGTATAGCTCTAAAGCCACGGCACACACAAGGTTAGCCAGCTAGCTAAACTGTTTTTGGAGATTAAACCAAGAAAGCTCATGATGATTTGTTATATAGTGAATTTCACTTTGGATCACCTTTTCGTAGATTTACTTTGGACTATTCCTAGTCCAATCTTTTTACTTTGGAATAGCTAAATTTACGTTTATTTCACTTTGACCCACTCAAAACCACTTATTTGACACATTAATGACCTTGAGGATGTCAGCCTGCCATGCTGATGAAATCCTCCACATATGAGTAGGCCATACCTTTGTCggattataaaatatgtaggatcgaatcacaagaactaagccaaccagagggggtgaatggttggtatacccaaaaaccgaaaacttttagcggaaataaaagttaccctcgaattcgatGAAATCGGTCTAACCGGAGTAGATTAGCCGGTCCGACCGAAGcgtagccgccggtctgaccggtgttgatctaccggtctaaccgccaaaactcgtcgccgcctcctgtcgccgaagtcggtctgaccgccgtgtgcccgccggtcggaccgccgcgatgccgccggtcttACCGCCGGTGCACCGCCGGTTTGAACGTCGAAACccagtgaaacacaaatcgaagaactcttaaagtagatgacgactttattacttctctctgtgtttacaaagtgcaccaacaacactccttacaaaaatctcgactaaactcgaaaccctaactcaaaactcaactcaattgctctcaaaagcaataccgggaagcctcacgctccccctctatttatacatgaggtaggcagcctaaagccacgaaccaaactcatattaagagtcctaaacaccttaggaaaccctctagtacaagaaacaaactttacataaccaattgtaccaaatttggactccttccaaattcgactccgcatcccatacgcacacaatacctccatcgtatgccatatggaatctccatcaaccacgtgcatcaactctagcctaagtatcccgcatgatctctgaccaccatggacgtcgtcttatccccaagccgactcccggtccatcaccgcaaatactctcctgagacatcgagtcacctacacatgaaataaacaaagaaaccatattccgagaccaaactatctccaacttgactcattagtagcaaacaacagtattacatacgtatagtatccatctaaaagtcataatcatgaaataatcacggatatccaaacaaacaacccgaaaccgaaaccgacacaacgtcggccggtcagaccgcgggctggccggtccgaccgctcgatcaccgccggtctgaccggcatacacagcccggtctgaccggtcacataaaatgatagaatcctgcgatcacctgtgaaatccaatcatctccaaaaccactttgtgaataaattccaaataacaaaaccaataatctccaatacccaattgttcatcacagaataatagtcaaaaacacctttgattttacaaaatGGATATGGCTAGTCCAAATagcttgtttggttggggggaGTTTATGTGATTTGAGCATTATAATCTTAGTTTGGTTGAATATGGGGGGAATTTCGGAGGGATTGGGACAGGAAATTAATTGATCCAACTCCCACCGGTCCCATCCCGAGGGAGCGTGGTAATTGAGTGAAGAATATGTTTTAAGTGAAAGATAAATACATCCCCACCGTTCATTATTACTTATGATAAAATTTTTCACCTCAAAACTCAGTCACCAAACGGAGGATATGAATTTCCTCCTAAACATGCTTTCTTATTTCTCTGTAGCAACCAAACAAGTATTGGGATTAAAAGTCAAATTCCAATATTAATTCCCTCTTAAACATGCTTTCTTATTTCTCTATAGCAACCAAACAagtattgggattaaaaatcaaattcccatgcTTTCTTATTTCTCCAACTCCCGCAGCTAATTCCTATGCCTCTTCCCAATTGTTGCCACAAAGTGAAAAGATTGAATTAGGGGTGATTCAAAATGAAACTCCCTCGATAAAAGATGGATCAAAGTGTAATTCACTGCTCATCATATTCACAAGTAGTCAAATAAGGTGACCAATTAATAAACCACAAATCCACAGTACCCTCAAGTTGCAAGTCACAAAGACTGCAACTACCAATCTCATTTACATCACAGACTATAGTTTGTTTGCACTGGACCCAACCAAGCCaacacttttttttcctttttagatactacatccgtcccaaaatatagcaacttttagctatgaatttgGATACACaattgtccagatttatagctaaaaatatttatattatagggTGGAGGGAGTAAGGAAGATGATTATATCGCTTATGGCCGCGCGATCTCCAAAGGCTCACGTAAGACGTGACCGGCGCCACCTTTCCCAGCCTCcacgtcgttgtcgtcgccgtcgccgccgccgtcctcatcgtcgtcgcggCAATCTCCCCTGACCAGCGGCATGTAACGCGGCTCCTCCGGGTACAGCCTGCACAGCCGGAGGTAGAGCGCGACGACGAGCACGACGGTGCCGGACAGGTACCAGCTGAACTCCAGGTTGACGAGCGCCTTGGCGCGCGCgagcgcgtcgccgccgtcgtcggcgcggcACCGCGCGACGTCGTGCCCGTCCTCGCGGCTCAGGAAGCAGCCCTTGGGCAGGAGCGCCGGAGTCCACATCATGACGCCCATGGCCAGGAACCACACCCCCTGGAGCACCAGGCTCGCCGACCGCACGAGGCTCACCGCGAAGCTCCTGGGCGCGGCCACGCCGAGCACCGTCGCGGCGAGCGTGACGGCCACGACGCCCTGCAGCAGCAGGTGGTACTGCCCCTCCACGCCCGCGTGGTCCGCCGAGTGGAGGTGGAACAGCATCAGCTGCTGCGCGaacgccacggcggcgacgagctgcGACACGGCGCGGCCGTGCGGCACCCGGGCCAcgtcgagggcggcggcggcggcggcgtagacgAGCAGCGCGAGGGAGATGGACGCGTGCTCGAAGTTGTGGAGGTGGTCGGACGGCACGGTGCCGTCGGCGTCGAACGGCTGGTGCCTCGCCgggccgacgacgagctccATGAGGATGgacgcgacggcgccggcgatgacgaGGGCGAGCTCGAGGTAGCGGGCTCGCCGGACGGGGAACCAGACGGGCGCGACGTAGGCGGTTGGCCTGAGCAGGAAGAGCCTGATGTGGTTGTAGAGGTGCCacaggccgacgaggaggaagccggCGCCCGGCGCGACATGGCCGACGAGGGTGCCCATGGCTACGCGCGCACTGTGTTGACACTTCACTGTGGAGGAagaaaggagaggagacgaGGGGTTTTGAGGGTTTTCGATGGGTTTTAAGACGGGTTGCAACTTGGAAGTTGGAAGGCTTGACTTGACGACGACCGTTCTCACCTTCTGTTGAGGCGGCGTCTGTGTGTGTTTATGAACTTGTTGGTTTTGGGGCAAATTCAACGTGTGCTCGTCATGCTCCGTTAGGAAAGTCATTTCACAAGTCACAATGCAAGTATAAGAAAGTCTATTCACATTTTTATAACTCGGGCGTGCCATTTAATTTGTTACGATTTTGACAGTGTAGTAAATTGCCGTatcatctagaaattataacaTATGGCGTGAAGACAGCAAAGATTTGGCTATCTAATAACTAGTCGTCGTTGTTGGAAAAGTGTTTTCATCCAATGATCataacaaagttgaaaaaaattggtaagatagattaatacgaaatactacctccgtctcaaaata encodes:
- the LOC4345773 gene encoding protein Brevis radix-like 1, with the translated sequence MLTCIACSKQLAGGAPPLREQSDDADDAAVARGAGECATPSTRQAIKALTAQIKDMALKASGAYRHCKPCAGSSSSSPAAGARRHHPYHAYADSGSDRFHYAYRRAGSGGDATPSVSARTDFLAGDEEEEEEEEEEEGTTADGSEDDEAKEWVAQVEPGVLITFLSLPEGGNDLKRIRFSREIFNKWQAQRWWAENYEKVMELYNVQRFNQQTPLPTTPKSEDESLKEDIPATPPLNSERLPHTLHRSLTGGRTTGYGQPDSLGHQHNLGNGHRQQHHHCYTGHQCYGSVGLASTPKLSSISGAKTETSSMDASMRSSSSPEEVDRSRELSVSVSNASDQEREWVEEDEPGVYITIRALPGGIRELRRVRFSREKFSEMHARLWWEENRARIHDQYL
- the LOC4345774 gene encoding uncharacterized protein, producing MGTLVGHVAPGAGFLLVGLWHLYNHIRLFLLRPTAYVAPVWFPVRRARYLELALVIAGAVASILMELVVGPARHQPFDADGTVPSDHLHNFEHASISLALLVYAAAAAALDVARVPHGRAVSQLVAAVAFAQQLMLFHLHSADHAGVEGQYHLLLQGVVAVTLAATVLGVAAPRSFAVSLVRSASLVLQGVWFLAMGVMMWTPALLPKGCFLSREDGHDVARCRADDGGDALARAKALVNLEFSWYLSGTVVLVVALYLRLCRLYPEEPRYMPLVRGDCRDDDEDGGGDGDDNDVEAGKGGAGHVLREPLEIARP